In Cytobacillus oceanisediminis, the following proteins share a genomic window:
- a CDS encoding DUF2935 domain-containing protein, with product MSKFERGDILAAGFESAAKLEHGFWLQILGDHARFIHDSLSPKEKDSIERANYFIQTFDQLLGRVEVDNLEQLSRRAEQEAKKLREFKLNLIERHLIGKISIHLGPVFINHMVNELEEYMLVLQYLKKGEAPPVFHELHHHLIWLLDAAGHAVAISDNMESVEKKIKKISDGYTKDFEAFYLKAVEMSGFLRTNVESFPALQKFNSDVALEISLFMNFLNEIEELELSKEALGTFAALMADHMYREECYYLSKLAESTQSEKPKCDPAKPRLKE from the coding sequence ATGAGTAAGTTTGAAAGGGGAGATATATTGGCTGCTGGATTTGAAAGTGCTGCAAAATTGGAACACGGGTTTTGGCTTCAGATTTTGGGTGATCATGCACGCTTCATACATGATTCACTATCACCAAAGGAAAAAGACAGCATTGAACGGGCAAATTACTTTATACAAACCTTCGACCAGCTATTAGGAAGGGTTGAAGTGGATAACCTGGAGCAATTGAGCCGGAGGGCAGAACAGGAAGCTAAAAAGCTCAGGGAATTTAAATTGAACTTAATCGAACGTCATCTGATAGGGAAAATTTCCATTCATCTTGGGCCTGTTTTCATTAACCATATGGTGAATGAACTTGAAGAATATATGCTTGTCCTTCAATATTTAAAAAAGGGGGAAGCCCCGCCTGTATTTCATGAGCTCCACCACCATTTAATCTGGCTTCTGGATGCAGCTGGCCATGCTGTAGCCATATCAGATAATATGGAAAGTGTTGAGAAGAAAATAAAAAAAATCAGTGATGGCTATACAAAGGATTTTGAAGCATTTTATTTAAAGGCGGTTGAAATGTCCGGGTTCCTTCGGACAAATGTTGAGTCATTCCCGGCACTTCAAAAGTTCAACAGCGATGTTGCACTTGAAATATCTTTGTTTATGAACTTTCTCAATGAAATTGAGGAGCTTGAATTGAGCAAAGAGGCATTGGGTACATTTGCAGCTTTAATGGCTGATCACATGTACCGTGAAGAATGCTATTACCTGTCAAAGCTTGCTGAGTCCACTCAGTCTGAAAAGCCGAAATGTGATCCGGCAAAGCCGAGGCTTAAAGAATAA